The genomic window ATTTCTGTTGGTTTTCATACTATGCGCAATGAAAGTTTCCAAAAAAGGAGAGCTCTAAAAACAGCATTCTACGGGGAGAATGTGAATTTTTGTATACTTTGACCCCATACTGGCATGAAACTAATCGGAAAAAGGACCTCAAAAACACCCATTTATTAGGGGAATCTGAAAATTGATGGTTTTCGCCCATACTGGCATGAAACTTTCTCTTTTATTGAGCTCAAAAACAGGCAGAGGGAGATCAGAAAAAGTGTCAAATCCAATAGAACAGAGAACGATGGCCCAAACAGAATAGCTTACTTCCTCTATCCGAGTTGGCAATCAATATCAAGATCAGAGCGCGAGAGCAATGAAACAACAAGTCCACCGTCCCTTCACCAGCCAAAGAAAGGAGAAGACTAAGCAGCTCAATAGGGTCTCGAGTACGACTATAGTACCAAAGCTTGGTGCTTCTACCAGTCAAGCAATTACCACGGGTGGATATTCAATAGAAAGCCTACTTGAGTAGGTCAAACAGCGGGGATCTCTCAGTTCCAATGGCTGGATCTCAGAATCGCGTAGATGGGTAGAAGTAATGGGCAAACGCACCTAAGTTAGAGATTTCAACTACTACGGTAGTGATGGGGTGCCTGTTTACCTATGTAGGCCTAGTTCTTTCTATAATGAGCATTCACGTCCGGGGACTTTGATCCAACTTCAGCCGATGGGGAAACGACAAGGGATGCACCAGTATCTGGACAGGTGATGGACCCAGTAGTAAATATTCCTTTGTGGAAGGCTTTGGTTATACCTGGGTAGCAAAGCGAAGTTTCTGGTGGGTAGGTGTCTAAAACAACCCTCTACAAGGAAGCACGCCCGTATCAATCCTTTAATCGGAGACTAGACTAGCGTTAGGAAGGACAAAGGAGACAGACAGAATTTACATCAGAAAAAAGGACTTTTTGAAGTTTGAGTGAGGATAATTGTCTTAAATTTCGGAGAATCGGCTGAAAAAACGCGGAATTGTCTTCGCCTTTGTAAGCGAAAATGTGCAGTAAAGCCTATCTCGCTTTTAGCCTTCATGGTGAATGGCCCACCCTTTCTTTGAACCTTGTCAATGATCGAACGAACTTACAGATATGAACTGAGTGCCATTTGATGAGTAAGATCGAACAAGGGAAAGGGATATGGAAAGGATGAAGTAATGAAAGAGGAAGTCATTGCTAGTAGTAACGACTTGTCACGATCCATTGGTTCATATAGAATCCGTGTCCTAGGTCTATCAAAAAACATTCTTTTCGCTAAGCGTATATAATAAAATAGAGTGAAAGGGTCCACCCCGAAACCAAGGGGTACTAACTAACAGCTGAGTCCTCTCCAAACCGCAGGAGATAGTTGCCCATCATACGGCTCACCAACTTCACTTGCCTCTAAGGGGGGCTCGCTCCAGGCAGGTTCGGATCACTTACTATACATGGCCCTACGAAGGGGTTAGGAGCATTTTCAAGATGGTTCTTTCTTTGTCGAGACGAAAAGGGAACCCATCTTTTCGATTAAAAAATGTGAGTCTGTTTTGCCCACTTTATCCATCCCCCTCTATCAAAATGATCAAAAAGGCATTTCAAATGCTTCTTATTCCCGTGTTTGATCTTATCCATCTCTGCCCCGCTTCCATGTGGGCAGAGACCCCTGTAGAGAATGAAGAGGAGCCAAGGATCTTACTCTCAAGAGTGCTTCAATAGGCTCCACTCTCTCCCCTGAATAAGTCAGGCTCCGTTAGCCTGGGCTAAGATGGGGATAACGAGTCGACGATTGAAGCCCCCAACGTTCTGCCAGACACTGGACAGGGGTAAGCTCTATAAATGTGTAGAGCCAAGTGTGGTGTAGTAGTAGGCACTTCTAGGCCCCTTCCCGGCTACTGGATCACTCCAGTGCTTCGGGTACTATGGATCCTCTGCCATCCATTACAGCAGAGCCGTTTCATGAGCGGTGGGGGCTAAGCGCAGTTCTTTGAATCAAAGGTTTCATGAAATCGAAATCAATTCTTTTTTAGATATCTGGATAGATGGATGGATCTATCTTTCTATTCAGATATCTTTTGCAATCAGCCCCAAATCCTTGATTTGGCCAGGAAACAAAGCACTGCTTTGGGCCCAGGAAGCGAAGGGAATGAGCTCGGCTGCTTCTCCCCCACACTTCTTCATTTCTTCGTGCCCCTTCCGCATGCTCTTCGCGCGCCATTGGCGCTTTGCTCTCCTCTTATTTCTTCATTGGAGGGTTCGGATGGACTTCGTCGTTCTTTCCCAACGAAAATGGAAAGGGATGTATCACATCGAGATGTCGATTCGTTTTCCGCCCCAAATGAGATGGGGAATTAGTCACCTCTGTCCCTTCATCTTTTTGAAAGGAATCGAGGCCCGGCCCGGCTCGCGTCATTCCAACAACCGACGGGGAGCACCTTAGTATACGATCGCGCGCAGTAACTGGGAGTCCTATTACACCTAAGGCCAACTTCCATTCACCAAACCCAGGTTCATCTCGTGTAGTGATTGTGGACTCGTACAAGGATATGGAGTCGACGGTTGATGTATCAGACTCGACCCTGTCTTTCGTAGCATGCATTCCCATCTGTGTTGCAACTGATTCGGTAAGCTACGTGTCCGGTGCACGGAAAACTGCCTTCGGTCTCCCAACCTTACTCATGGAAACCTTCCGGCCACCCAATGACCTATAACGCTAGTCACTACTCCCACTACGGCTAGGAAGTAAGCCCCATAACCCAAAGCGGCAAAGAACAAATAGAATTTGCTACAAAAGCCGGCTAACGGGGGTATTCCCGCGTATGAGAACATTGTAATGGAGAAGGTCATAGCCGAAATAGGATTCGTTTTGGCTAGAGCGCCCAAATCCGCTATATATTTGACACGGGTTTGCCGTAATGCTGGAACTATGGCGAATGCATCTATCGTCATTGATGCATAAATAAATATACCAATTAGTAGTGATTGAATTCCTTCTATGGTTCCACATGAGAAACCAGTACGAATATAACCTACATGTCCAATCGAACTATGAGCTAGAGGTCTTTTGACTTTCATTTGGGCCATGGCGGCCAGTGCTCCTAAGATCATAGAAGCAATGCTGCAGAAAAAGAAGATTTTTTGTAATGTACCCCCATAggaagcaacaatagaaacacGTGACATATTTGCAGAAATAGAGATTTTAGGCGCAATAGAAAGGAATGCTGTCACCGAGGTGGGTGAACCCTCATAGATATCAGGTGCCCACATATATAGAGTCAAAAGAGAGGTTGAGTCCGAGGGAGAGGGGGGTTTTCTTGGGGCTCGAGAGATTGAATAGATAGGGCCCCACAAGTTGTTAATTCGCCGCTGGGGAATTCACACAAAAGGGAAGGACTTATTCTCAACGAAAAAGTGCTCTCTGAACCGAACATGAACATTGTTTTCCATTAGACGACTGTTCACGTAACTCCACTCTCGGCTTGGATTATAGATCCATTTGGTCCGCTCTCGGCCATTCCACACGCTGCCTAGCAGAGACGTGGTTATCTGAAGTGGATTCTCTCTATTGTAGTATATGCCGAACCTGCTGCTCAGTGGGCGGGCACAACAGCTACATGGACCCCTTTCTTTATGTTGTTGCCAGTGCTTTCCCGGGCCGAGCCGGAATTCTTTATTAGAACGCCGACAGGCAAAGCCCGAAGGAAGGCTGCTATCCGCTCGGCCTTCTTCCTTTTTGATGAAAAACAAATCGACATCTCAATCTCCGAAAGTGTTTTCCTTACCCAGCTAATATCCCCCCCTTCGTCGAGCCTTTCCTTTAGTGGTAAGGGATATGCACCTTATCTGAACGTCGGCAGGCATTCCGGAATTCTCCTTTTTTGGCCCCGGGTGAACATAGGCTCAAACATGATTGGAGGGGTCCAAGCTACGCCATGCGTTCAATAAAAAAGCAAGCCTCTAGGAAGCTGCAGGGATTACAAAAAGAGGGTGCTTTCCTGTGTTGCACTGAAAAAAGGACAAAGGAGAAGACGCTCTTCGACTTTCTTTCTTCCTCCCGTGCCCACCTAAGCCCGGCCCGCGTTAGAGGGGAAGATTAGCAAAGCGGAAAAAGACAGAGGGAGGGGGAGCTGCATCTTATTCTCTTCGCGAGAACTTCAGGATCGGAGAAGCATTCGGAAGGGGCGAGGCCTTCTTTTCGTTGGTAGAAGCAGAAATGATCCAATCCATTCAGGGCTTCGGGGAACCCAAAAACGAACTCTGTTTACTTTTTTCATAGATAGATGATATATATAGGAATAATATATACATCCCTTTACTTTAGATGTCTATGTATCTATTTTGGAATCATCTCCCGATTCTCTTTTTTTCTAATTCGCACTGCTCTTTCTCTCTAAATTGCATCaaagaaaatagagagagagagagagagcagatggATCCTATCCCCTATGACGAACACTCATTCCTATCTATTGATAGAAAAGAAAGATCTTCGTCACAGactttttctttgttttgtttagaTTGGAGGAATTCCTCATATCCAAGGCAGCTCCCCACAAACACCCCACCCATATGACTATGCCCCCTTTTGAATCGACAGTATAGATTGGGATTCATAGATACTTTCATTCTAAAGACGAATATTAGTCAATAGGCAGGCTTCTTTCAGTAGCAAACATATTCATTTTCACCGGGCTCCGCGCACCTTTGGTACTTCTGGAGGGCAAGCTATTTTATAGTGACTTCTTTCTTAGGGTAGGGCGACGAATACTTCCAATTCCGGAAAGGTCATTGGGTCGCCTTTGGAAGCTAAAGCGAAAGTTGTAGAAAGCCGGGAGAAAAAGCGAAAGCTTGCTCGAAACGTCCTATACCCTAACCCTCGGAAGCGAAGACGCAAAGCGTCACTTTTTTCAAAAGGAAGGAGTTTTTTCTGACTGAATCCATCCATAAAGCCACCAAGGAAACAAAGTTCGTTCCCTTTCATCAAGTGGGGAAGGTAGGCAAACCACTTAAGCTTTGCCTTAGACTGACGGAACAAAGCTAAGAAGTAGGCTGAATGGAAAAATGAAAGGGACAAGGGCGGTCGTCGCTTGGCGCGAAAGCTGCTGGTTCGGTACGGTACTAAAGGTCCTCGGACTTCCAGGCGGTTTTTCTTTTGGGCTGCTGTGAACCCTTGGATCTCGCCAATACAACCTCCTATGGTTTTCGTTACCGAGATATCTTTTCTTTTTTCCCAGGGATTTTTTGGGTAATCAGCTCCCATGCTGCAAACGGTCAAATCTGAACCTTGTCGCTCTTCTTTCCTCGTGGGTAGGAAGCACACCAGCAGGGTGCGTTGCGTGATTCCACTGTGTTTTTTGCACTTGACTGGGTGGACAATTGACCGGAAGATAACTTCGATTCGCCTGGCCAGCAGGCGTGCGGCGTGCTTATCTTGTGTGACAACACTACAGAGCGAGTAGCTCTTCTAGTCGGGCAGCTGTGTGACAACACTCCTGAGAAAGTGGCGCTTTTGTGTAACATGCTATGGTCTCAATGCCCTTACGAGGTAGTGATGAGTTTCACGCACTCTAAGCTCGGCCCGCGCGCAGTTAGGAGGATTGGTCGCTATATGAGCGATACCACCCACCCTACCCTACTACCTATAGGGGGCCGTCCGTCCTACAGCCGCTCGAAAAGGAACTGCAGTAATCTTGAATAGGAATCCTACAGCGATAAAAAGAATCCCCATAAAAATACCACTAGATCAAGCACCAGTGATTTCGTATCCGTTCAAAATCTTGGCTAATTGATCGAAGTGGGTAGCTCCAGTAGACCCATAGATCATGGAACAAATAGGGTGGGTAGGCGCAACCACCACACTACACGTATAGACGCGAACCCCCCTCCTTACCGTACGTGCGACTCTCACCGCATACGGCTCGCACAAAGACTCCAAAATCCATCCCGAGCTTTTTATTCCACCTCTCCCTCCTCTCCAATCCTCGACCAAACTAGCCTTCCCCAGCAAGAAAATGTATCCACTTTAGCAACAAAGCGAtcatcccttgcttgttcttgagCGCGCAAGGCGCTCAAGACGGTGATTCTTGCTTAAAAAAGGGCTAAAGCACTCCAGCTTCGAAGCTGGAGTTTGCAACATCAAAACTACAGGTTTTAGCCCTCCTGCTGGGTGGGCACTTCCTTCGTCTATCGTATGTCTCGCTTGGCTTCATTCCGAACCAAGGAGGCATGATGGCGGGCGCGTGCGTGTGCCGACTGCAGATACTACAAGTCGACGCCGGAAGCGACTCGCTTCTATTCTCGATTGGATATAGATGGGGAATCTCTATAGATCGTCTTTTTTCGACAACCTCTCTAAAACGCATACGAGAAAATTGCACTTCACGGCACGACAAAAAAAAATACTTCGCTCGGTTGGCCCTCCTAGGCTTCCGCCTACTTTCTCTTCTCTTAAGTCTACAACAAGTGGGAGAGGCAGGATTCGAACCTACGTAGAAAACCTTCAACAGATTTACAGTCTGTCGCTTTTGACCGCTCGGCCACTCTCCCCTTCTCGGGGATACGCCCTCCTCAAACAAAGGGTTCCTGAATAAGAAGGATGGCGGCCTTTGTTCTTAATTTAAGAAGAGCAGATGAAACTATTGGATTTGCTAGAGTTCCGGGAGAATAAATAAGGTCATTTAGTAAGTTCATAACAATCCATTTATGTAAAGCAAGGGGCAAAGCTTCTACGACAGCTTCCCCCTCATTGACATCGTCGGCCTTCCCCAGCTCCCCTCCTTCGTCGCTTCTGGCTAAGCATCTTTCGGCAGAGGAAAGGAGGCGACTAGTCGCTTCTGGCGAAGCAGCGAGTTCATGAGCAAGTGAATGAACGAGCAGCGAGTGAAGTGCAACAGTCGTAAGTAAGGCTCGCCATGTTCCTAAAAGGAGTGACCATCTTTTCTTCCCTTCTACTGACACTGAGCGAGCAGCAAGCATAGGCAATAGTTTCCGCAGGGGTGGGGCGCAAGCAAGCGTTTTCAGGCTGCGCTAGCTAGCGTACTCTTCTGCTATCAATGAAACCGAAAGAAAAAACCAGTGCCCTTTCGTATAGATCGAGACGCAGTACTTTTTATTTACTTCTTCCATACTAGGAAGAATGGAAGGAAATCCTTCGATAACACTTCTTCCTTATTTGAAGAAATGATATCCGACGCCCGTGGAAACTCTTTCATTTCAAAAAAGTTCTTCTTCTTAAGAAGCAAATAGCATTTCCTATTGATTTGTCCCCTGGACTAGACGTATGTAGATTCGGAATTATCTGTCACTACACTGTTCCCAAGAACTAGCAAAATCGAAATAGCGAAATTCTTGGGTCATCTCAATGGGTTTAGAAACCACACGTTTCTCTGGATCATCATAGCGTACTTCCACATATCCACTCAGAGGAAAGTCTTTTTGTAATGGATGACCCTCGAAACCATAATCTGTTGATATACGGCGTAAATCCGGATGATTGATGGAAGAAACACCAGACATATCCCATACTTCTCGCTCCCACCGGCCGGCTGATGGAAATAGATTGACTACTGGAGATATTCGTGTTACTTCGTCTGCACTTGTTTGTACACGAATGTGTGAGTTATACCGAGTACTCAGTAAATTATGGACAACTTCAAATCTTTGTTTTTGAGAGGGATGATCCACTCTGCAAATATCGATCGAAACTTGAACCCTTGTATAGGTATGCCATTTTAGAAAGCACAACAATGGAAATGGGTAGTCAGTATTGGTATAAGATCTATTCCCATGTTCCGATCTTTTCATGTTATGTACCCATTTCTTGGGTAAAATCTCCCAACTATATTGGAAAATGGATTGGTTATCCATAAATGAAAATAGAGAAAGCTTTATTTTGGTTCCGCTTCTTACTCTAAGCAGAAAGACTTGTTGGAAATCGCCGGTTGGGTTGGTCCGACCAAGAAAGGCATGGGAGTGGAGAGGCAGAAGTGAAAGACTGGCTACCAATAAAGATCCAAAACACTTTTTAGAGTTATGTATCCAGGATCGGCTGCATGCTCTAGTGTTGAATCTGGTATAGAACCCAGGATGCTTGGTTACAATTCCGAATCCGCTAAACCATCGCTCAGGGAAAAGTATTATACAGAGCATTAGTACTTATTCTGATCCTTTCCTTATATTTAGATTCTAGTAGTTTATTCCAGTCGTATTCATATCCTTACTGCGGTTTTTTAAGGGTAACAAATAAAAGTATGCATGTTCTATTTTATTGTTCCGAGACATATGATGATAGCATTGAGAATGAGAAATCTTTGAAAAATGCACGTATTATTAAGGAGTTCTGGAATGATTACTATGCTAAGCTATTGGATATTGACAAAACGAAAAAGACTTCTAATGTTGATATGTATCAGGATGATGTTAGAAAGTTGTTGATTAATGAAAAGAAGAATCAAAATGGTGTGTTTTTCGATACTGAATTAATATATTTACAGAATCAAACTGCAAATTGCACAATGAAGTTCGATGAGGATAATCTATTTAAAGTAACTCCTAACATAGTAAAGTTCTTGATTAATAAAGATCAGCCTAACGCTAAGCAATATCTAAAGGGTTGCCTACCAAGTAGCTTACCTATGCTTAAGATGTTTGGTATCTATACGCTTGAGGCTATCATGATTCATGTACTAGGCTTGGTATTCAACACTCTTCAGGAATCATCCGCAGTTAAGGCAGCTAGATTTATAGATCAACTTAATTCAACTGTACGAGAACAAGCAAGGTTTCTACAATACAAAGCACCAGGTAGTGGTAAGGTGGAAGCAGTACTCACTAGTAAGGTAGAATCAGTTAAGGATGTTGTTCAGCCCAAAGGTGCtagcaaaaaagagaaaaagaaaaaatgcagTGTCATTATGATATCGGGAAATACTTGCTCCAATTCATGATTCAAAGAaatgttctacatatatcaacAAATAGGGGAGTAACAAAAGAAGATccagtgctggttcttaagaaaggTCAAGGGTATATAGAGAATTCTTGTTATGTTATGTGCAATTTGAACATAAATCTGCTCCCTATCAAACTCAATCTTCCGATGCTTTGCAAACCCTTGGATTGGCAACCAGCAGAGAGGGGGTCTGATCTTGATACATTATCGAATCTGATAGGAGGTTACTTATGCAAACCCACGGGGGATATCTAGAATCACTTTGGGCTATTAACTTCCCATGACTTAAACCACTTCTATATAAAGTTACATAAAAAAGAATACAAGCAGATGTGTGATATTTTGAATGGGCTTCAGTCTCAAGCGTTTGAAATAAACAAAAGGCTCTTGAGATTTCTGGAAAAGAATCATCAATGTTTAGTTGAGTGTGGGCTTCTTTTACCAAATGCTCTGGCTCGCGCGAATCCGACAGAAGCCTCAGACATATTGAGGAAGTGCTACTTCAATAACATCAAAGGTGTTAAGAATGCTTGTAGCTATAACATACTGTTAAATAAATTATGAAAACAGGTGAGCAGGCTAGTTATGAAGATTTTGTAATAAGACTTGTGTCAGCATACGAAGGTTATCAATTCTATTTGCCAGCATTCGTGGACTTCCGTGGTAGAATCTACCGTTCAGGTGTATTGCATTTTCATGAGGGTGATTTGTCAAAAAGTTTATTACTCTTTTCTGCCGATCATCCTCAACCTCAAGCACAAAACCACCTGCCGGAAAAAAAGAATCTCAGTCAACACTTAGCATGTGCTGCAGCCTTTAAGTATCCAAAGTTCTCGAACTTAGATGATGCCTCCAATGGTATAACGAACACCAGACTGAAATGTTTACTTCGGACAAGTTTCATTCAATTTGCTGCGCAAGCTAGTGATCCATTTTTTTCATAGCCAAGATCCTTTCTCAGGATGAAGGAGTGAGTAATTATCATCAGGTTCCAGTGACCCAAGATGCGAGTGCGAGTGCATATCAAATTATGAGTTATCTCTTGCTTAACTTTGAAATGGGTAGGAGAACGAATCTTCTTCCATCTTAAGACGGTCAAATCCAAGATGTGTATATGTGCTTGCGGGATGAGCTTAATAAATTGTTTTTTACCAGATTGAATAATGTTAGTAGTAGTAATTAGAAGAAAAAACTCATAGATTCTATGTTAACCAGAAAGTTCGTCAAAGGATTGTTTATGCCATCTCCACAGGGGTCCGTCCGGTTCTTCCTCAAATGGGTTGCCTCAATCTTTATCAAAGTTTTGGTATCTAGCTTATCCAGCTACAGTATAGTATACTCCTTCCTTGCTCGATAGAGCTTTttgaatccgcttcaactaaatgCATAAAATAGAGTAATTTCTTCAAAAGCCAGTTTCTTTCGAGAAGGCAGGAGGCCCATAGCGAGTTACAATAGTGCCAGTTCTTGTACGGAAGGCCGTAATTCCGGTAACCTCGACTGCTCTAAGAATGATCCGGGCTAGCCGGGCACATCACATCAAAGTTAGGTCATTTGTCAAAAACATCGCAAGTAGCTCAGTTGGTTTGCTAAGGGAGCTATTCTCTCACTTAAACCACTTCCATATTAGGTATTCTATCTCGTCTTAAAGTTCCCCCGCATTACCCATAACTTACCACCTCTATCTCCGGAACTCAAATCGCAAAATGACAATGCTTTCGATAGTCTGTACTAAATTACTTTGTACGAATGCACATCTCGGCCGTCGGGTAGCTGATCACCATTTCAAAGTCTATATTCGTGGTTCAAGAAATGGAATTG from Triticum aestivum cultivar Chinese Spring chromosome 3B, IWGSC CS RefSeq v2.1, whole genome shotgun sequence includes these protein-coding regions:
- the LOC123067984 gene encoding NADH dehydrogenase [ubiquinone] iron-sulfur protein 3-like, whose translation is MDNQSIFQYSWEILPKKWVHNMKRSEHGNRSYTNTDYPFPLLCFLKWHTYTRVQVSIDICRVDHPSQKQRFEVVHNLLSTRYNSHIRVQTSADEVTRISPVVNLFPSAGRWEREVWDMSGVSSINHPDLRRISTDYGFEGHPLQKDFPLSGYVEVRYDDPEKRVVSKPIEMTQEFRYFDFASSWEQCSDR
- the LOC123072617 gene encoding NADH-ubiquinone oxidoreductase chain 2-like, giving the protein MWAPDIYEGSPTSVTAFLSIAPKISISANMSRVSIVASYGGTLQKIFFFCSIASMILGALAAMAQMKVKRPLAHSSIGHVGYIRTGFSCGTIEGIQSLLIGIFIYASMTIDAFAIVPALRQTRVKYIADLGALAKTNPISAMTFSITMFSYAGIPPLAGFCSKFYLFFAALGYGAYFLAVVGVVTSVIGHWVAGRFP